The Caulifigura coniformis genome includes a region encoding these proteins:
- the lptB gene encoding LPS export ABC transporter ATP-binding protein has protein sequence MSSALMSLLECSGLAKTYPGGKRAVNGVSFYVDPGEIVGLLGPNGAGKTTTFRMSCGLIAPTEGRVMLNGKDVTRWPMYQRARNGMGYLPQDQSIFVKLSVEQNIQAVLEFLPITYRDRVNTINRLLGEFGLTSKRKQISSTLSGGERRRLEIARCLASNPKIILLDEPFTGIDPRTINDIQDIIAHLRTDGISILLTDHRERETLTITDRSYVVCDGQVLVSGDAATVLNDPTAQDRYFGKRFDATSIIEEKSHFKPRKAS, from the coding sequence GTGTCGTCCGCCCTTATGTCGCTTCTCGAGTGCAGTGGACTCGCCAAGACGTATCCCGGCGGTAAACGGGCCGTCAACGGCGTGTCGTTCTACGTCGACCCCGGCGAGATCGTCGGACTTCTGGGACCTAACGGGGCAGGCAAAACGACCACGTTCCGCATGTCCTGCGGACTCATCGCCCCCACCGAAGGGCGGGTGATGCTCAACGGCAAGGACGTCACGCGCTGGCCCATGTATCAGCGGGCCCGCAATGGCATGGGCTACCTGCCACAGGATCAGAGCATCTTCGTGAAGCTCTCCGTCGAGCAGAACATCCAGGCCGTCCTCGAGTTCCTGCCCATCACCTACCGCGACCGCGTCAACACGATCAACCGGCTCCTCGGCGAGTTCGGCCTCACCAGCAAGCGCAAGCAGATTTCGTCCACCCTCTCCGGCGGTGAGCGGCGTCGCCTGGAGATTGCCCGCTGCCTTGCCAGCAATCCCAAGATCATCCTCCTCGACGAGCCGTTCACCGGCATCGATCCGCGGACGATCAACGACATCCAGGACATCATCGCCCATCTGCGGACGGACGGCATCTCGATCCTGCTGACCGACCACCGCGAGCGTGAGACCCTCACCATCACCGACCGCAGCTACGTCGTCTGCGACGGCCAGGTCCTCGTCAGCGGCGACGCCGCAACCGTCCTGAATGACCCTACTGCCCAGGACCGCTACTTCGGCAAACGCTTCGATGCGACCTCCATCATCGAGGAGAAGTCGCACTTCAAGCCCCGCAAGGCGTCCTGA
- a CDS encoding peptidase MA family metallohydrolase, with product MNHFARCLAGFLILATASAGRAADHVCPAGNKTCCCYRPVRHQGWAALESNRFRIHYTGPQERAVPLVTFCEETCESLRSRWIDDRRETWSCKCDIYLYPTARTFERGARAPAEMWGVADLEIGEGRVWKRRLHLRADNEDKLKPVLTHEMTHVVLAEHFCRKPIPRWADEGIAVFSEPPERQQRMLGFLKDEAAQKRLLPLKQVTSMRDGPQNERESELFYGQSGAVIEYLVSHHKLSEKDVLAFVGLCGEQGWERAITKTLPGMTASQFESRWKEWLTTREEALVTSVSPREQVTLLP from the coding sequence ATGAATCACTTCGCTCGCTGCCTGGCAGGTTTTCTGATTCTGGCCACGGCGTCCGCCGGCCGCGCGGCCGACCACGTCTGCCCGGCCGGCAACAAGACCTGCTGCTGTTACCGGCCGGTGCGTCACCAGGGCTGGGCGGCGCTGGAATCGAACCGGTTCCGCATTCACTACACGGGTCCGCAGGAGCGGGCGGTTCCGCTGGTGACGTTCTGTGAGGAGACGTGCGAATCGCTGCGGTCGCGATGGATCGACGACCGGCGGGAAACGTGGTCGTGCAAGTGCGACATCTACCTGTACCCGACGGCCCGGACGTTTGAGCGAGGGGCCCGTGCGCCGGCGGAGATGTGGGGTGTTGCGGACCTGGAAATCGGCGAGGGGCGGGTCTGGAAGCGGCGGCTGCACCTGCGGGCCGACAACGAGGACAAGCTGAAGCCCGTGCTCACGCATGAGATGACGCACGTGGTGCTGGCGGAACACTTCTGCCGGAAGCCGATTCCGCGCTGGGCCGACGAAGGGATCGCGGTCTTCTCCGAACCACCGGAGCGGCAGCAGCGGATGCTCGGCTTTCTGAAGGACGAAGCGGCCCAGAAGCGGCTCCTGCCGCTGAAGCAGGTGACGAGCATGCGCGACGGCCCGCAGAATGAGCGCGAGAGCGAACTGTTCTACGGCCAGAGCGGCGCCGTCATCGAATACCTTGTCAGCCACCACAAACTGTCGGAGAAAGACGTGCTGGCGTTCGTCGGACTGTGCGGCGAGCAGGGTTGGGAGCGGGCGATCACCAAAACGCTGCCGGGTATGACGGCGTCGCAGTTTGAATCGCGCTGGAAGGAGTGGCTGACGACCCGCGAGGAGGCGCTGGTGACGAGTGTCTCTCCCAGGGAACAGGTCACGCTGCTCCCCTGA
- a CDS encoding PQQ-binding-like beta-propeller repeat protein, with amino-acid sequence MNALKHFGQAVAAITVASVVHSATAAAPDTWPTFRGPGRTAVSPDTNLLEKWPEDGPPLVWRTTGVGRGFSSLAIVDGKVYTFGDTLSEGAPDDSEYLQCFDQKTGKRLWLHKTTPLWTGQKNIGWQSPRSTPTVDGDRVYVLSPAGVLVACKSADGTEIFRVDLVGQYGGKKADSWGYSESPLIDGEKVIVTPGGESTTMVAFDKKTGKEIWKNVREGDIGAGHASVVTSDIGGTKVYVTTTGSGALGVRAEDGKVLWSYPIEKTTAVIPTPIIRGDLVFFAMGYNTGGGALLKQVPQANKDVKIEPVYDLKPELKNKHGGVVLVGDYLYADRDDKGLPYCAEFMTGKIVWPEKRGSGKKSAAIAAADGHLYIRYQDGVMVLAKADPSGYQEVGSFTPPGSGERSSWAHPVIVDGMLFIRENDSIMCYDVRDKSSGSSAASQ; translated from the coding sequence ATGAACGCTTTGAAGCATTTCGGACAGGCGGTCGCTGCAATCACGGTGGCCAGTGTCGTCCACTCCGCGACCGCGGCCGCCCCTGATACCTGGCCCACCTTCCGCGGGCCGGGACGCACCGCAGTCTCACCCGACACCAACCTCCTCGAAAAATGGCCCGAAGACGGGCCGCCGCTCGTCTGGCGCACCACCGGAGTCGGCCGCGGCTTCTCGAGCCTCGCCATCGTCGACGGCAAGGTCTACACCTTCGGCGACACCCTCTCCGAAGGCGCCCCGGACGACAGCGAATACCTGCAGTGCTTCGATCAGAAGACGGGCAAGCGGCTGTGGCTGCACAAGACGACGCCGCTCTGGACGGGCCAGAAGAACATCGGCTGGCAAAGCCCCCGCAGCACGCCCACCGTGGACGGCGATCGGGTCTACGTGCTTTCTCCCGCTGGGGTTCTCGTCGCCTGCAAGTCCGCCGACGGAACTGAAATCTTCCGCGTCGATCTCGTCGGACAGTACGGCGGCAAGAAAGCCGACAGCTGGGGCTACAGCGAATCCCCGCTGATCGATGGCGAGAAGGTCATCGTCACGCCCGGAGGTGAGTCGACGACGATGGTCGCCTTCGACAAGAAAACCGGGAAGGAAATCTGGAAGAACGTCCGCGAGGGGGACATCGGGGCCGGCCACGCCTCGGTCGTCACGTCCGATATCGGCGGCACGAAGGTCTACGTCACCACCACCGGCAGCGGCGCCCTGGGCGTCCGCGCCGAGGATGGCAAGGTCCTCTGGAGCTATCCGATCGAGAAGACCACCGCCGTTATCCCCACTCCCATCATCCGCGGCGACCTCGTCTTCTTCGCGATGGGTTACAACACCGGCGGCGGAGCGCTCCTGAAGCAGGTCCCGCAGGCCAACAAGGACGTCAAGATCGAGCCGGTCTACGACCTCAAGCCCGAACTCAAGAACAAGCACGGCGGCGTCGTCCTCGTCGGCGACTACCTCTACGCCGACCGCGACGACAAGGGCCTCCCCTACTGCGCGGAATTCATGACCGGAAAGATCGTCTGGCCTGAAAAACGGGGGAGTGGAAAGAAGTCCGCCGCCATCGCCGCGGCCGACGGACATCTCTACATCCGCTACCAGGACGGCGTCATGGTCCTCGCCAAGGCCGATCCCTCCGGATATCAGGAAGTCGGCTCGTTCACTCCTCCCGGCTCCGGTGAACGTTCGAGCTGGGCCCATCCCGTCATCGTGGATGGCATGCTCTTCATCCGCGAAAACGACTCCATCATGTGCTACGACGTCCGCGACAAGTCGTCCGGATCCAGCGCCGCCAGCCAGTAA
- a CDS encoding DJ-1/PfpI family protein has product MTHRRLLLLAGDFVEDYEIMVPFQALQMVGCEVHAVCPGKKAGETVRTAIHDFEGDQTYSEKPGHNFRLNATFDEVHPGTYDGLVIPGGRAPEYLRLNPRVLEIVRAFMTAKKPVAAICHGLQILAAADVLKGRRATAYPACGPEVRLAGGEYVACDVDAAVVDRNLVTSPAWPGHPAWLREFLKVLGVSISG; this is encoded by the coding sequence ATGACCCATCGTCGATTGCTGCTGCTCGCCGGAGATTTCGTGGAGGACTACGAGATCATGGTCCCGTTCCAGGCGCTCCAGATGGTCGGCTGCGAGGTCCACGCCGTCTGCCCCGGCAAGAAGGCCGGGGAAACCGTCCGCACCGCCATCCACGATTTCGAAGGCGACCAGACCTACTCGGAAAAGCCGGGCCACAACTTCCGGCTCAACGCCACGTTCGATGAAGTCCACCCGGGAACGTACGACGGACTGGTCATCCCCGGCGGCCGTGCGCCGGAATACCTTCGCCTCAATCCGCGCGTCCTCGAAATCGTCCGCGCGTTCATGACCGCGAAGAAGCCCGTCGCCGCCATCTGCCACGGCCTCCAGATCCTCGCCGCCGCGGATGTGCTCAAAGGCCGTCGCGCCACCGCCTACCCCGCCTGCGGCCCCGAAGTCCGCCTCGCTGGTGGCGAATACGTCGCCTGCGACGTCGATGCGGCCGTCGTCGACCGTAACCTCGTCACTTCCCCGGCCTGGCCCGGACACCCCGCCTGGCTCCGGGAGTTTCTGAAGGTGCTGGGAGTATCGATCAGCGGATGA
- a CDS encoding GTPase — protein sequence MPESPPQIDVLTPPGRGAVAVISCTGDVAILDSSASSSPLCVARDGYPFANHAINRITFARWGAEHPEDVVVCRTSEHAFEIHCHGGRAAVERIRADLAGVIEDASTRKGSPIDERQRLLAAAWDAVSRATTLRTADLLLHQAEVAWPRALQASGRCEPAEGATFSADHPQADAPPSPEWRAQTLEWVEFGRHLTEPWTVALVGKPNAGKSSLMNALAGFQRSIVNPTPGTTRDAVTLDVAFDGWPVRLVDTAGLRDSTDELEAAGIERARGVIASADLVLHVFDATEPQPEFVEHAIPVANKIDLLPEFTWSARTATVSALTGAGIDQLIEAIVAHLIPHEPPRGLAIPIAPEHLTHLNPET from the coding sequence ATGCCCGAGTCGCCGCCACAGATCGATGTCCTGACTCCCCCCGGTCGCGGGGCCGTCGCGGTGATCTCCTGCACCGGCGACGTCGCCATTCTCGACAGTTCCGCATCATCGTCCCCGCTCTGCGTCGCCCGCGACGGATATCCCTTCGCCAATCACGCGATCAATCGAATCACCTTCGCGCGCTGGGGAGCAGAGCACCCCGAAGACGTCGTCGTCTGTCGCACCTCGGAGCACGCGTTCGAAATCCACTGCCACGGCGGCCGCGCGGCCGTCGAACGGATTCGCGCGGATCTCGCGGGAGTCATTGAAGACGCTTCGACGCGCAAGGGGTCTCCGATCGACGAACGCCAACGCCTGCTGGCTGCGGCCTGGGACGCCGTGTCGCGGGCAACAACCTTGCGAACGGCGGACCTGCTCCTGCATCAGGCGGAAGTCGCCTGGCCCAGGGCACTCCAGGCGAGCGGCCGGTGTGAACCGGCTGAGGGCGCGACGTTCTCCGCCGATCATCCGCAGGCCGACGCCCCCCCCTCGCCGGAATGGAGAGCCCAAACGCTCGAATGGGTGGAGTTCGGCCGGCATCTCACGGAGCCCTGGACAGTCGCCCTCGTCGGCAAACCCAACGCCGGCAAGTCGAGCCTGATGAATGCCCTCGCCGGCTTTCAGCGTTCGATTGTGAATCCCACCCCCGGAACCACGCGCGACGCCGTCACGCTCGATGTCGCCTTCGACGGCTGGCCGGTCCGGCTCGTCGACACCGCGGGTCTCCGCGACTCGACCGATGAACTCGAGGCCGCGGGAATCGAACGCGCCCGGGGGGTCATCGCCTCAGCCGACCTGGTCCTGCACGTCTTCGACGCGACCGAGCCCCAACCGGAATTCGTCGAACACGCCATTCCGGTTGCCAACAAGATCGATCTGCTCCCGGAATTCACCTGGTCTGCTCGAACGGCGACAGTCTCCGCACTGACGGGAGCCGGTATCGACCAGCTGATCGAAGCGATCGTTGCCCACCTCATCCCGCACGAGCCGCCACGGGGTCTGGCAATCCCGATCGCTCCCGAACACCTTACCCACCTGAATCCTGAAACCTGA
- a CDS encoding BON domain-containing protein, whose translation MRLPRKWVLSMALLATAPGFVIAGPADSTGAPAASATSNQAMANKIAAALKAAPLRGKGVQLQFDKGVCTITGEAADPQQKALATQVISSVPGVSSVNNQLSVAASARPMPGVTQAGFEGAPHQQVRQVNGEAAAAPAAGNQETAQEIAKALSASGLSKYDIEVRFSAGTCTLGGSVGAPEAAAQAEQAARSVPGVQNVVNRMTFQGRPVAQSRPQAPVMPAGYPQQMAMAPQGMPPGMDPRMGMPPGVGMAMTPQQIQQMGLRQATTGAAPVPMAAQGGPGVIPAGGHMVYNQPNVPEYAWPSYAAYDNTAAIAYPSQYDASAFPYIGPYYPYPQVPLGWRKSTLEWKDGSWNLKFSSRTDRWWWFMNPHNWSE comes from the coding sequence ATGCGTCTGCCTCGGAAATGGGTCCTGAGTATGGCCCTTCTGGCGACAGCCCCGGGCTTCGTGATCGCCGGACCGGCCGATTCCACGGGGGCCCCCGCCGCCTCTGCCACGTCGAACCAGGCGATGGCGAACAAGATTGCCGCCGCTTTGAAAGCCGCCCCGCTGCGGGGCAAGGGCGTTCAGCTGCAGTTTGACAAGGGTGTCTGCACGATCACCGGCGAAGCCGCGGATCCGCAGCAGAAGGCCCTTGCCACGCAGGTGATCTCGAGCGTGCCGGGCGTTTCTTCGGTGAACAACCAGCTTTCGGTGGCGGCTTCAGCCCGTCCGATGCCCGGGGTGACCCAGGCCGGATTCGAAGGTGCACCGCACCAGCAGGTTCGCCAGGTGAACGGCGAAGCGGCCGCTGCTCCGGCTGCCGGCAACCAGGAAACGGCGCAGGAAATTGCGAAGGCCCTCTCGGCGAGCGGGCTGTCGAAGTATGACATTGAAGTCCGCTTCTCGGCCGGCACGTGCACGCTGGGCGGAAGCGTTGGAGCTCCGGAAGCCGCGGCGCAGGCCGAACAGGCCGCCCGCTCGGTGCCGGGCGTCCAGAACGTGGTGAACCGGATGACCTTCCAGGGTCGCCCGGTGGCCCAGTCCCGTCCGCAGGCCCCGGTGATGCCGGCCGGCTATCCGCAGCAGATGGCAATGGCTCCGCAGGGAATGCCTCCGGGCATGGATCCGCGGATGGGGATGCCCCCGGGAGTCGGAATGGCCATGACCCCGCAGCAGATCCAGCAGATGGGCCTGCGTCAGGCGACCACCGGAGCCGCTCCGGTTCCGATGGCTGCCCAGGGCGGACCTGGCGTGATCCCGGCTGGCGGACACATGGTGTACAACCAGCCGAACGTTCCGGAATACGCATGGCCGAGCTATGCGGCGTACGACAACACGGCCGCGATCGCTTACCCCAGCCAGTACGATGCGAGTGCGTTCCCCTACATCGGACCGTACTACCCGTACCCGCAGGTTCCGCTCGGCTGGCGGAAGTCGACGCTGGAATGGAAAGACGGCAGCTGGAACCTGAAGTTCAGCAGCCGGACCGATCGCTGGTGGTGGTTCATGAACCCCCACAACTGGTCGGAGTGA
- a CDS encoding carbonic anhydrase, protein MQKLIQGIHQFQEETFRPLQGLFESLARGQSPETLFITCSDSRIDPNLLTKSQPGDLFILRNAGNIIPPHTGQAGGEAATIEFAVTGLGVKDIIICGHSHCGAVKGLLDPSKLEGLPAVAQWLSHAEATKRIIEENYADLSPEDQVRAAIEENVLVQLENLRTLPCVKSRLVKGDLRLHGWVYKIETAEVFAYDRIDGQFVPLEQYRFPASDPIRRRVAATI, encoded by the coding sequence GTGCAGAAACTGATTCAGGGCATCCACCAGTTCCAGGAAGAGACCTTCCGGCCACTGCAGGGGCTGTTCGAGTCTCTCGCCCGCGGCCAGAGCCCGGAGACCCTTTTCATCACCTGCTCGGATTCGCGCATCGACCCCAACCTGCTGACCAAGTCGCAGCCGGGCGATCTGTTCATTCTGCGCAATGCGGGCAACATCATCCCGCCGCATACCGGCCAGGCGGGCGGCGAGGCCGCGACCATCGAGTTCGCGGTGACCGGCCTTGGCGTCAAGGACATCATCATCTGCGGCCACTCCCACTGCGGAGCGGTCAAGGGCCTTCTCGACCCTTCGAAGCTCGAGGGCCTTCCGGCCGTCGCCCAGTGGCTTTCCCACGCTGAGGCCACCAAACGCATCATTGAGGAAAACTACGCCGATCTGTCGCCCGAAGATCAGGTGCGGGCGGCCATCGAAGAAAACGTCCTCGTCCAGCTCGAAAACCTGCGCACGCTTCCGTGCGTGAAATCGCGGCTGGTGAAAGGCGACCTCAGGCTTCACGGCTGGGTCTACAAGATCGAGACCGCGGAAGTTTTTGCCTATGACCGGATCGACGGCCAGTTCGTGCCGCTTGAGCAGTACCGATTCCCCGCCAGCGATCCCATTCGCCGCCGGGTCGCCGCGACCATTTGA
- a CDS encoding bifunctional SulP family inorganic anion transporter/carbonic anhydrase: MKQTAATSRFSFSDVSAGLVVYLVALPLCLGVAKASGAPYFAGILAGIVGGIVVGALSGSHTSVSGPAAGLTAVVATQIHALGLQGFLLAVVIGGVLQIVMGIARLGFLSAFVPTAVIKGLLAAIGIILILKQIPHVLGHDADPEGEMSFFQVDDQNTFSELAAILNDYHLGAALIGLAALAVLIIWDKVKFLKNLPVPSPLVAVLVGVGISEYLRTIGGAWIVSGNHLVEVPVVESLSGFKQFLLTPDFQQLGNPAVFLAGVTIAIVASLETLLNLEAVDRLDPRKRESPASRELVAQGVGNTVAGLIGGIPVTSVIVRSSVNVNMGATSKASSIIHGSLLLVSVAVFPAWLNRIPLACLAAILLVTGYKLASPKIIRGMWREGREQFLPFITTVVAIVLTDLLTGIIIGLAISIGFVLRSNLLRPMRNFVEKHAAGEVLRIELASQVSFLNKAALERTLLDVQPGGHVLIDARGTDYIDPDVRHLIEEFKERSGPVRGVDVSLVGFDSKKHGLHSEMNFIDYVDRTVQDKMTPGRALELLKEGNQRFRNGTRLTRDLGRQMQETAPGQHPMAVILSCIDSRNPAEIIFDLGLGDIFSVRIAGNVVSRKVLGSIEYGCAAGGAKLVVVMGHTRCGAITEAVNCLALDGSEAGAACHHLQFIVEDISPSVDEATARSIAQASGAQREELIDAVARRHVRHVIDAIRGQSPVLRRLEETGQIQLVAAMYDVRSGNVKFETGHPAGSIATPQPQSV; this comes from the coding sequence GTGAAACAGACTGCAGCGACGTCCCGGTTTTCCTTTTCGGACGTCTCCGCCGGCCTTGTCGTCTATCTCGTCGCCCTCCCACTCTGCCTCGGTGTCGCGAAGGCATCGGGAGCCCCCTATTTCGCCGGCATCCTGGCCGGCATCGTCGGCGGCATCGTCGTCGGCGCCTTGAGCGGCTCCCATACCAGCGTCAGCGGTCCGGCCGCCGGCCTCACGGCCGTCGTCGCCACGCAGATTCATGCCCTGGGCCTTCAGGGTTTCCTGCTCGCGGTCGTGATCGGTGGCGTCCTGCAGATCGTAATGGGCATCGCCCGTCTCGGATTCCTTTCGGCCTTCGTGCCGACTGCGGTCATCAAAGGGCTGCTGGCCGCCATCGGGATCATCCTGATCCTCAAGCAGATTCCCCACGTGCTCGGGCACGATGCCGATCCCGAAGGCGAAATGTCGTTCTTCCAGGTCGACGACCAGAACACGTTCTCCGAACTGGCCGCGATCCTCAACGACTATCACCTCGGAGCGGCCCTCATCGGCCTCGCCGCTCTCGCCGTCCTCATCATCTGGGACAAGGTGAAGTTCCTGAAGAACCTCCCCGTCCCCAGTCCGCTCGTGGCCGTCCTCGTGGGAGTGGGCATCAGCGAATACCTGCGGACCATCGGCGGCGCGTGGATCGTCTCCGGGAATCACCTCGTGGAAGTCCCCGTGGTGGAGAGCCTCTCGGGTTTCAAACAGTTCCTCCTCACCCCCGACTTCCAACAACTCGGAAATCCAGCGGTGTTCCTGGCGGGCGTCACCATCGCTATCGTCGCGTCGCTGGAAACCCTGCTGAACCTCGAAGCGGTCGACCGGCTTGATCCGAGGAAGCGCGAGTCACCGGCGAGCCGCGAACTCGTCGCCCAGGGCGTCGGCAATACCGTCGCCGGGCTCATCGGCGGCATCCCGGTCACCTCCGTCATCGTTCGCAGCTCGGTGAACGTCAATATGGGCGCCACGAGCAAGGCGTCTTCCATCATTCACGGCAGTCTGCTGCTCGTCAGCGTGGCCGTCTTCCCGGCCTGGCTCAATCGGATTCCGCTCGCCTGCCTCGCCGCCATTCTGCTGGTGACCGGCTACAAGCTGGCCAGTCCGAAGATCATCCGCGGCATGTGGCGCGAAGGACGTGAACAGTTCCTCCCCTTCATCACCACCGTCGTCGCCATCGTCCTCACCGACCTGCTGACCGGAATCATCATCGGTCTCGCCATCAGCATCGGATTCGTCCTCCGCAGCAACCTGCTCAGGCCCATGCGGAACTTCGTCGAGAAGCACGCCGCAGGCGAGGTCCTCCGAATCGAACTTGCCAGCCAGGTCAGCTTCCTGAACAAGGCTGCCCTTGAGCGCACGCTCCTCGATGTGCAGCCGGGCGGGCATGTCCTGATCGATGCCCGCGGCACCGACTACATCGATCCCGACGTCCGCCACCTGATTGAAGAGTTCAAGGAACGCTCCGGGCCCGTGCGCGGCGTCGACGTCAGCCTCGTCGGCTTCGATAGCAAGAAGCACGGCCTGCACAGCGAAATGAACTTCATCGACTACGTCGACAGGACCGTTCAGGACAAGATGACCCCAGGACGCGCCCTCGAACTCCTGAAGGAAGGCAACCAGCGGTTCCGCAACGGCACCCGACTCACCCGGGATCTGGGCCGGCAGATGCAGGAAACCGCGCCCGGCCAGCATCCCATGGCCGTCATCCTCAGCTGCATCGATTCCCGAAACCCGGCCGAGATCATCTTCGACCTCGGCCTGGGCGACATCTTCAGCGTCCGCATCGCCGGCAACGTCGTCAGCAGAAAGGTGCTCGGCAGCATCGAGTATGGATGCGCCGCCGGAGGCGCGAAACTGGTCGTCGTCATGGGCCACACCCGCTGCGGGGCGATTACCGAAGCGGTGAACTGCCTCGCGCTCGATGGATCAGAAGCCGGCGCCGCGTGCCATCACCTGCAGTTCATCGTCGAGGACATCAGCCCCTCCGTCGATGAGGCGACCGCCCGCAGTATTGCACAGGCCTCCGGCGCACAGCGTGAAGAACTGATCGACGCCGTGGCGCGACGCCACGTTCGACATGTCATTGACGCCATCAGGGGTCAGAGCCCGGTGCTCCGTCGCCTGGAAGAAACGGGACAGATCCAGCTCGTCGCCGCGATGTACGACGTCCGCTCAGGAAACGTGAAGTTCGAGACGGGACATCCAGCCGGTTCCATCGCTACGCCGCAGCCGCAATCCGTCTGA
- a CDS encoding bestrophin family protein, with protein MRNPDRRSYWLDAFTLRGSVTPHVASVVVTFGILSMGICSLSWLAENTIGHRLALQDAPYEIAGAVLGLLLVFRTNAGYDRWWEARKLWGGIVNQSRNLAISGLTYGPTDADWRRRFIAWTAAFPHVARNSLRGDSVPAEVNLLLGPQNARQLEECEHMPSLVSLRIALLLREANERHQMDRFSFLRVDHERAELINHIGACERILRTPLPRVYAIKVRQFITLFLLTLPLSLLHRLETDWLIPLITMVVAYPLVALDQISVELQNPFNNLNLNHLPLDDIAAMIERNVTSLSNYSDPENAEVIDFRPVLHESA; from the coding sequence ATGCGAAACCCGGATCGTCGTAGCTACTGGCTGGACGCGTTCACGCTGCGCGGCTCCGTGACGCCTCACGTCGCGTCCGTCGTCGTCACGTTCGGCATCCTGTCGATGGGCATCTGCTCGTTGTCCTGGCTCGCTGAAAACACCATCGGCCATCGCCTGGCCCTCCAGGACGCCCCCTATGAGATCGCAGGCGCCGTCCTCGGCCTCCTGCTCGTCTTCCGCACCAACGCCGGCTACGACCGCTGGTGGGAGGCCCGCAAGCTCTGGGGCGGAATCGTCAACCAGTCGCGAAACCTGGCCATCTCCGGTTTGACCTACGGACCAACGGACGCCGACTGGCGGCGACGCTTCATTGCCTGGACCGCAGCCTTCCCGCATGTCGCCCGCAACTCCCTCCGGGGCGACAGCGTCCCCGCCGAGGTCAACCTGCTCCTCGGACCGCAAAACGCCCGGCAGCTCGAAGAATGCGAGCACATGCCCAGCCTCGTCTCCCTCCGCATCGCCCTGCTGCTGCGCGAGGCGAACGAGCGCCACCAGATGGACCGCTTTTCCTTCCTCCGCGTCGATCACGAGCGGGCCGAACTGATCAACCACATCGGGGCCTGCGAACGCATCCTGAGAACGCCGCTCCCCCGCGTGTATGCCATCAAGGTGCGGCAGTTCATCACCCTGTTTCTTTTGACTCTCCCCCTGTCGCTGCTGCATCGCCTCGAAACCGACTGGCTGATCCCGCTGATTACCATGGTCGTGGCCTACCCGCTTGTCGCCCTCGATCAGATCAGCGTCGAACTGCAGAACCCCTTCAACAACCTGAACCTCAACCACCTGCCACTCGACGACATCGCCGCCATGATCGAGCGGAACGTCACATCCCTGTCGAACTACAGCGACCCTGAGAATGCCGAGGTCATCGACTTCCGGCCAGTGCTGCACGAGTCGGCCTGA
- the nrdR gene encoding transcriptional regulator NrdR has product MLCPFCRQGETKVIDSRGSEDFVIRRRRKCLQCNRRFTTYEKLEESPLKVVKKDGSRVVYDRERIRSGIEKACYKRPVSPEQIEQIVNEVERGVYESFDREVPSRYIGEQVFDRLRHVDQIAFVRFASVYRSFQDVDDFANELKRLLRERDRSL; this is encoded by the coding sequence ATGCTCTGCCCGTTCTGCCGCCAGGGAGAAACCAAGGTCATCGATTCCCGCGGCAGTGAAGATTTCGTGATCCGCCGCCGCCGCAAATGCCTGCAGTGCAACCGGCGGTTCACGACCTACGAAAAGCTCGAGGAATCGCCCCTGAAGGTTGTGAAGAAAGATGGTTCGCGCGTCGTTTACGATCGCGAACGCATCCGTTCAGGCATCGAGAAGGCGTGCTACAAACGCCCCGTCAGCCCCGAGCAGATCGAACAGATCGTCAACGAGGTCGAACGCGGCGTGTACGAGAGCTTCGATCGCGAAGTCCCCTCCCGCTACATCGGCGAACAGGTGTTCGACCGGCTCCGGCATGTCGACCAGATCGCGTTCGTGCGGTTCGCGTCCGTCTATCGCAGCTTTCAGGACGTCGACGATTTCGCCAACGAACTCAAGCGACTGCTGCGCGAACGCGACCGGTCCCTTTAA